ACGCGGCCGGGAGCACCGCCCGCCGCGTCACCTGTCCGCACCAGTCCTGTAACGCCCGCGTCACAACCGCCCGATTTCCGTTGCCTGCCCGTTTCGCGTCCGGTACATATCGCGACGAACGACCGTTACACCTTCCCTGGAGGCACATGACTGCTCGCGCGCTCACGACCGCCATGCTCCTGGCGCTCTGCACTGCACCCCTCGCCGCGCAGGCGCCGGACTCCACGCACGTGACGTTCGGCGGCATCGAGCTCACCATCGGCGGACGCGTACAGACCCAGTTCAACACCAGCTCGATCGATGAGGTCGAAGGCTCCGAGCTGATCCTGCGACGCGCACGCATCGAGCTCGAGGCGCAGCTCAACGAGCTGGTCACGTTCCTGATCCAGCCCGATTTCGCGGGGGATGAGATCGCCCTCAAGGACACCTACGTCCAGCTGGACTTCGATCCGGCGTTCCAGGTGATTGCCGGCAGCGCGAAGCGCCCCTTCAGCCGCATCGAGCTGACGTCATCGAAGCGCATCCTCCCGGTGGAGCGAGGCCTGCGCATCCGCGGCCTCGATGCCGTCGACCAGTACGCGTTCGTGAATGGACTGGATTACAGCGACCGGGAGATCGGCGTGCTCGTCACTGGCGAGCCGGAGAACGCGCCGCTCGGCCTCGGCTACGCGGCCGGCATCTACCGCGGTCCGCTGCACGGTGAGATCGGCGACGCGACGTACCAGTACGCCGCTCGAGTTACGGTGCAGCCGCTCGACCTGCTTTCCTTCGGCGCCTCCTGGAGCAGCCGCGAGTTCGTGGAAGAGGTGAGCGGCGACCTGGAACGCGGCAATGCTTTCGAGGTGGACGTCGAGTACGGCACCTTCGCACCCGGCGTGCACCTGATCGCCGAAGCCGCATTCGGCGACGTCGATCCGTTTACCGGG
The Longimicrobiales bacterium DNA segment above includes these coding regions:
- a CDS encoding porin, yielding MTARALTTAMLLALCTAPLAAQAPDSTHVTFGGIELTIGGRVQTQFNTSSIDEVEGSELILRRARIELEAQLNELVTFLIQPDFAGDEIALKDTYVQLDFDPAFQVIAGSAKRPFSRIELTSSKRILPVERGLRIRGLDAVDQYAFVNGLDYSDREIGVLVTGEPENAPLGLGYAAGIYRGPLHGEIGDATYQYAARVTVQPLDLLSFGASWSSREFVEEVSGDLERGNAFEVDVEYGTFAPGVHLIAEAAFGDVDPFTGTDFRGAQGWLAWRSDGLSETITAIEPVARVSWGDVDDGIVASPGGLLFTPGINVYFGPLNRLMINYDVWRGADDSMDAESLKIMLQAAF